A genome region from Dolichospermum compactum NIES-806 includes the following:
- a CDS encoding EcoRI family type II restriction endonuclease, which produces MGCKKMFDIMIEVSKSSLKALGSEIFNQIINNE; this is translated from the coding sequence ATGGGATGCAAAAAAATGTTTGATATTATGATTGAAGTGTCTAAGTCCTCTCTTAAGGCATTAGGTAGTGAAATATTTAACCAAATTATCAATAACGAATAA
- a CDS encoding EcoRI family type II restriction endonuclease has protein sequence MECQLTLICVKKNKFVKHHDKTIMLQAASIYTQGNGEKWDAKKCLIL, from the coding sequence ATGGAATGCCAATTAACACTAATTTGTGTAAAAAAAAATAAATTTGTTAAGCATCATGATAAAACAATTATGCTTCAAGCAGCTTCAATTTATACACAAGGAAATGGAGAAAAATGGGATGCAAAAAAATGTTTGATATTATGA